A single Aspergillus chevalieri M1 DNA, chromosome 3, nearly complete sequence DNA region contains:
- a CDS encoding putative Coatomer subunit epsilon (COG:U;~EggNog:ENOG410PJM1;~InterPro:IPR011990,IPR006822;~PFAM:PF13174;~go_function: GO:0005198 - structural molecule activity [Evidence IEA];~go_function: GO:0005515 - protein binding [Evidence IEA];~go_process: GO:0006890 - retrograde vesicle-mediated transport, Golgi to endoplasmic reticulum [Evidence IEA]): MDPFSAEGELINIHSAFHQGQYQSVLDFDTSALSPENHLPARVLQLRAKIALGQPDQVLSEIQNEDEPDLAAVKALAQHSAGDEETAVKTAQELAENYPENASVLVCAGTVLAATGREEEALGVLSKHQGSLDAYVSSLHCYGRRFGERLIGYRVALIVQIHLQQNRTDLALKEVQAAKRWAQDSLLVNLAESWVGMRVGGEQYQSAFYVYEELASAPSTTAAVSIAGQAVAELHLGRIPEAEAALSAALEKYPDDVELIANTIVLNVLAGKPTEELESRLQQVQPSHTLLSDIQEKSELFDTAAAKYAPRVSS, translated from the exons ATGGATCCTTTTTCAGCAGAGGGTG AACTCATCAACATCCACAGTGCCTTCCACCAAGGCCAATACCAATCCGTCCTAGACTTCGACACCTCCGCGCTCTCCCCCGAAAACCACCTTCCCGCCCGCGTCCTGCAGCTCCGCGCCAAAATCGCCCTCGGCCAGCCCGACCAAGTCCTCTCCGAAATCCAGAACGAAGACGAACCGGACCTCGCTGCCGTGAAGGCGCTGGCGCAGCATTCGGCGGGCGATGAGGAGACTGCGGTGAAGACTGCGCAGGAGCTGGCTGAGAATTATCCGGAGAACGCGAGTGTGCTGGTTTGTGCTGGGACGGTGTTGGCGGCGACggggagggaggaggaggcgtTGGGGGTTTTGAGTAAGCATCAGGGGAGTCTTGATGCGTATGTTTCCTCTTTACACTGCTATGGGAGAAGATTTGGGGAGAGGCTGATTGGGTATAGGGTCGCTTTGATCGTTCAGATCCATCTCCAGCAGAATCGGACCGATCTGGCGCTTAAGGAAGTGCAGGCTGCGAAGCGTTGGGCTCAGGATTCGCTTTTGGTGAATCTGGCTGAGTCATGGGTTGGAATGAGAGTT GGCGGCGAACAATACCAATCCGCATTCTACGTCTACGAAGAACTCGCATCCGCCCCTAGTACCACTGCTGCGGTGTCGATTGCCGGCCAGGCCGTTGCGGAACTGCATCTGGGACGGATCCCCGAGGCCGAGGCTGCGCTGTCGGCTGCTCTGGAGAAATACCCCGATGACGTGGAGTTGATTGCCAACACGATTGTTCTGAATGTGCTGGCTGGGAAGCCGACTGAGGAGTTGGAGTC ACGTCTCCAGCAGGTTCAACCGTCGCATACCCTTTTGTCCGATATTCAAGAGAAGAGCGAGCTGTTCGATACGGCGGCTGCCAAGTATGCTCCGCGGGTGTCTTCATGA
- a CDS encoding putative 6-hexanolactone hydrolase (CAZy:CE10;~COG:I;~EggNog:ENOG410PMK8;~InterPro:IPR029058,IPR013094;~MEROPS:MER0034961;~PFAM:PF10340,PF07859;~TransMembrane:1 (o21-41i);~go_function: GO:0016787 - hydrolase activity [Evidence IEA]): MKADNKPSSSPGLSLWEKIDLFPALLSILTSALYASVTGLFRGKNGTRTYRLHIFRQLIHKGILRLSFRQTQYLAPSTNKNYEDWSISQKVQPVTISLNHGAFGHWVGKKNAKKVVIYYHGGGFALPGTPEHFAFCTQLLNSLNTTGENIAFFFLTYTLTPNAVYPTQLAQAVDALRYILTIRKPSDVFLGGDSAGGNLAFSVLTHIAHPHSEIEPLSLTDDEEDASLAGVLGIAPWVSFRTDWPTIKTNHYSDIISAANTDKWSSAYLDARNGEGDPWSEPLQVPAEWWRDVRAKALMITAGGDEILLSPIEAFVDKVRSSGTEIEFVVGDRETHAPMMYGGETGTRQGRAIEKWLADRISS; this comes from the exons ATGAAAGCAGATAACAAACCATCCTCATCTCCCGGTCTTTCCCTCTGGGAGAAGATCGACCTCTTCCCCGCCcttctctccatcctcaCCTCGGCCCTCTACGCCTCAGTTACGGGCTTGTTTCGAGGAAAGAACGGTACAAGGACATATCGTCTCCATATCTTCCGTCAACTTATACACAAGGGCATTCTGCGGTTGTCGTTTAGGCAAACCCA GTATTTGGCCCCTTCCACGAATAAGAACTATGAGGACTGGTCTATCAGCCAGAAAGTCCAGCCGGTTACAATCTCTTTGAACCACGGCGCCTTTGGCCACTGGGTTGGTAAGAAGAATGCCAAAAAGGTGGTGATTTATTATCACG GAGGCGGATTTGCACTCCCCGGAACACCTGAACATTTCGCCTTCTGCACACAGCTCCTCAACTCCCTCAATACAACGGGTGAAAACATtgcctttttcttccttacCTACACATTGACTCCGAACGCCGTGTATCCGACTCAACTCGCCCAAGCCGTCGATGCCCTGCGCTATATCCTGACCATCCGCAAGCCATCTGACGTCTTCCTAGGTGGTGATTCCGCTGGCGGGAACCTCGCATTCTCTGTTCTTACGCACATTGCCCATCCACACTCCGAGATCGAACCACTCTCCCTCActgacgatgaggaagatgcaTCACTAGCAGGTGTTTTAGGCATAGCACCCTGGGTTTCTTTCCGCACAGACTGGCCCACCATAAAAACAAACCATTACAGCGACATCATCTCGGCCGCAAACACGGACAAATGGTCCTCCGCGTATTTGGATGCGCGCAACGGTGAGGGTGATCCCTGGAGCGAGCCGTTACAGGTGCCCGCGGAGTGGTGGAGAGATGTCAGGGCGAAGGCGCTGATGATTACGGCTGGCGGGGACGAGATTTTGCTTTCGCCCATCGAGGCGTTTGTGGATAAGGTGCGGTCGTCGGGGACTGAGATTGAGTTTGTGGTTGGTGACAGGGAGACCCATGCGCCGATGATGTATGGTGGTGAAACAGGTACACGGCAGGGAAGAGCGATAGAGAAATGGTTGGCTGATCGGATTAGCAGTTAA
- the pmi1 gene encoding mannose-6-phosphate isomerase pmi1 (COG:G;~EggNog:ENOG410PFMA;~InterPro:IPR018050,IPR016305,IPR014710,IPR001250, IPR011051;~PFAM:PF01238;~go_function: GO:0004476 - mannose-6-phosphate isomerase activity [Evidence IEA];~go_function: GO:0008270 - zinc ion binding [Evidence IEA];~go_process: GO:0005975 - carbohydrate metabolic process [Evidence IEA];~go_process: GO:0009298 - GDP-mannose biosynthetic process [Evidence IEA]): MQVPLLRLQCGVNSYDWGKIGQESAAARFAATTAAPDFSIEAEKPYAELWMGTHPSLPSKDVETQRTLLDLVQDNQALISTEVSERYGGKLPFLFKVLSIQKALSIQAHPNKKLAEQLHAKDSRNYPDDNHKPEMTIAVTPFEGLCGFRPLTEIVYFLNALKPLRELVGEEAASQFENAVKGAEDSEDSDVKQKNKDALRAVFNTLMQSTPEKIEAATKDTIAAAESSPETFAASNGFPVGSPSSPTELAAIIRRLNGQFPNDIGLFVFFFLNFVTMEPGEAMFLKADDIHAYISGDIIECMASSDNVVRAGFTPKFKDVETLTNMLTYSYAPIEEQKLEPVDYPYAVLNVPAYSSGSSCLLYDPPIEEFSVVKTDLNRTGAKATFDGLAGPSILICTGGKGKIRVANKSEEIKEGYVFFIGATAECIIENTDGGEEDERIFTTFRAFCDLTGKEDMANGN; this comes from the exons ATGCAGGTCCCATTGCTTCGTCTCCAGTGTG GTGTCAACAGCTATGACTGGG GCAAGATCGGCCAGGAGTCGGCTGCTGCCAGATTTGCAGCCACCACAGCTGCCCCGGACTTTTCGATAGAGGCAGAGAAGCCTTATGCTGAG CTGTGGATGGGCACGCATCCTTCGCTGCCGTCCAAAGATGTTGAGACTCAGAGGACACTGTTGGACCTGGTCCAAGATAATCAGGCCTTGATTTCCACAGAGGTCAGCGAGCGATATGGTGGGAAGCTCCCGTTCCTCTTCAAGGTGCTTTCGATCCAGAAAGCTCTGAGTATCCAAGCGCACCCGAACAAGAAATTGGCGGAGCAACTCCACGCTAAAGATTCCCGAAATTACCCTG ATGACAACCACAAACCGGAAATGACTATCGCGGTCACGCCGTTTGAAGGACTGTGTGGGTTCCGTCCGTTGACAGAGATTGTCTATTTCCTTAACGCTCTGAAGCCGCTTCGGGAGCTTGTGGGCGAAGAGGCAGCCAGCCAGTTCGAGAACGCTGTCAAAGGAGCTGAAGACTCTGAAGACTCCGACGTCAAGCAAAAGAACAAAGACGCGTTGCGCGCTGTCTTCAACACGCTGATGCAGTCAACCCCGGAGAAGATTGAGGCAGCTACAAAGGACACCATTGCCGCTGCAGAGAGCTCCCCAGAGACTTTTGCTGCTTCGAATGGCTTCCCCGTGGGCAGCCCTAGCAGTCCCACAGAGCTGGCCGCCATCATCCGCCGTCTTAACGGCCAGTTCCCCAACGACATTGGGCTGTTTGTGTTCTTTTTCCTCAACTTTGTCACCATGGAGCCCGGTGAGGCCATGTTCCTGAAAGCCGACGACATTCATGCGTACATCTCCGGAGATatcattgaatgcatggcaTCCTCTGACAACGTTGTGCGCGCTGGTTTTACCCCCAAGTTCAAGGATGTGGAAACTCTTACCAACATGTTGACCTACTCATACGCACCGATCGAGGAGCAGAAGCTGGAACCTGTTGACTATCCGTATGCCGTGCTGAATGTGCCAGCGTACTCAAGCGGATCGTCCTGCCTTCTCTACGATCCTCCGATCGAGGAATTCAGCGTGGTGAAGACTGACCTGAACAGAACCGGAGCTAAGGCGACTTTTGATGGACTTGCTGGGCCCAGCATCCTGATCTGCACTGGTGGAAAGGGTAAGATTCGGGTTGCGAACAAGTCGGAGGAAATCAAGGAGGGATATGTGTTTTTCATCGGAGCGACTGCTGAATGTATCATTGAGAACACCGATGGAGGGGAGGAGGACGAGAGAATTTTCACCACCTTCAGGGCATTCTGCGATTTGACGGGCAAGGAAGACATGGCGAACGGCAACTAG